The Pectinophora gossypiella chromosome 15, ilPecGoss1.1, whole genome shotgun sequence genome segment GCTTCTTGGAAAAGCGTGCATTAGCTATGGAGAATGCAGGCTCCCCATCAACTACAACAAAGGCGATCAACGCGGTGACGAGGGAGAAGCGAGGATGCATTTACTGTAAGTCTGAAGAACATAAACTTTATACttgcaaaatatataaattactgCCTTCAGCAGACAGAATAACTTTTGCTCAGAAAGCCAAGCTGTGCAACACTTGCCTGAACTTGCATACTGGTAAATGTAAATTTCATTTCCGATGCAGTGTATGTAAAAAGGCCCATCACACACTGCTGCATCGAGACGAGGACAAAAAGGAGCCAGTAATTATGATGTCAGGCACTAATTCAAATGTTTTGATTCCCACAGCTCGAGTAAAATTATATGCACGAGATGGCCGAGAAGTCCATATAAAGGCCATTTTGGATTCTGCTTCTCAGGCCTCATTAATTACAACCAAGGCTATTGAAGTCCTGGGTCTGACACCTACCGAAGACTCCACTAATATTATAGGTGTcacgaataataaaaataagataaagtACTCTGTCTCCCTTGACATTCATTCATTAAAAACGCCATACACGACTTCCATTAACTGTCATGTAGTCGACACCATAACATGCCAATTACCACAGACCAGGATTGAACCATCAACTATTGATATTCCCCCATACCTCCAGCTGGCCgatgatgaatattataaaCCATCTGACATACATATGTTAATAGGGGCGGACGTGTTTTTCCAGGTGCTGCTTCCGGCGGAGGTGAGCAGCGAGACGCCGAGCTTTGCTGCCTGCGCTCACTGCGCGGCCCCGCCGCCGCGCACGCAGTCAGCGCGTCTCCTGCCGCCGTCGTCTGAGCAGACCAGCGCGTCGCAGCCAAGCCAGAGGGAGGAGGGCGTACCTTGTATACTTAATACACAATTTGGTCATATTATTGGAGGCTGTTTGCCTCACCAATATGAGGTAACGAATGTTGTTTCACTTTTATGCACAAAATGTTCTTCTGATGTAGAGACATCTATCGCAAGGTTTTGGGATAGCGAAAAAGTGCCAGAGATCTTTACTGAAACACAATCTGAGCATGATATGGTAGAAAAGCATTTTCAAAAAACTGTAAAATTGGAGAATGATAGGTTTACAGTAGATTTACCTTTGAAAGTGCCGATACATGACATTAATGCGACTCTAGGGGACTCCTTTGATTTGGCGCTATACCGATTtttaaatcttgaaaagaagcttcataaaaatattaatttgttgaCAGAGTACCAAAACTTCATCCACCAATATGTGGAATTGGGCCATGCACATTTTGTggattttaaatcattaaattttAACACAGATCCACTCTACTTCCTTCCCCACCACGCGGTAATCAATGAAAGTAGTAAAACAACACGAACTCGCGTTGTATTCGATGGATCTATGAAAACGAAAAAGAAGGTTTCTCTCAATGATATCTTACTCAATGGTGGGGTGGTACAGAGGGAtctttttgaaataattttattatacagaATTGGAGATTTTACGTTCAACACGGATATCAAAAAGATGTTTAGAAACATTCTAGTCAACCCTGAGCATGCATCATTGCAGAACATCTTATGGCGTGATCAACCTAATCAGCCTATTAACATTATTCGGCTAGATACCGTTACATACGGCCTAAAAACCTCGAGTTACCTCGCCACACGATGTCTGCTTGAACTAGCGAACTTGCACGAAACCAGCTTTCCTTTAGCTTCATTTATCATTAAAAACTGTGTGTATGTTGATGACATTTTGTATTCAAGTTCAAATTTATCCATTTTATTGGAAGCGAAGGCACAGCTTGCAGGTTTGCTTAGTTTGGGTGGCTTCGAAATGCATAAATGGTCGTCTAATTGCGAAACTATTTTGGCTGACATACCCATGGAAAAAAGACAGGTAGATATGATCGAActgcaaaaagaaaattatagtaTAAAAGCTTTAGGTTTGACAATTGACTCTAAAAAAGATTGTTTCATCATAAAATCTCCCGAAAGCCTGTCTCGAGCGGTAACAAAGCGACAAATTCTAAGTCACATTGCTAGCTTTTATGACCCACTAGGTTTCATTTCACCTATCATTGTTAGGGGGAAGGCGATTATGCAAAAGTTGTGGTGCGAGAAAATAGGTTGGGATTCCGACCCACCGCAACAGCTAAAGGGTGAGTGGGCTGACTTTGCAAGCAGCTTAGCCGCTATGAAACCAATTCTTTTAGACAGGAACATACAGGTGCCGAGCGACGCAAAAGCCGTGCAACTCGTTGGCTTTGCCGACGCTTCAAGCAGCATAGGCTACGGTGCCTGCTTATACTTACGAGTAGAAGACAAATCAGGTAATGTTACCATGTCCTTACTCTGTTCGAAGTCCAGAATAAACCCACGCACGAAGTCACTAACAATCCCACGTCTTGAGCTTAATGCTAACTTGTTATTAGCACGACTTGCACGTAAAGTGTATGATACACTGCaaataaaactcaaaattgatgacgtttatttattttctgactcaCAGATAGCTTTGTCGTGGATTTAtacaaatgtaataaaattacaagcTTATATATCGAACAGGGTAAGAGTCATTCAACAGTTGACCAAGAGATGGCGCTGGGGCTACGTCGACACACACGAGAATCCCGCAGATTACATCAGCCGAGGTCTGGACCCGCGAGAACTTCCTTCCTGCAGTATGTGGTGGGACGGGCCAGATTTTCTGAAACAAAGGGAGTACATATTTAATGCTAATATACCTAAAAATACGGAGAAATTACCTGAGTTGTGTGACGTCGACCGCGAAGCTCCTCCGCGCGGCAACGACGATGCTCTTACCGCCCCCTCCGCCGACGTGGTCCTCTGCACCctgaaagaaaaacaaatttttcAGTTAGTAGAAAAATATTCAGATTTGAATAAAATGACGCGAGTTTTAGCATACGTCATACGCTTCTGTAACAATTGCAAGCCAGGTAATATTAAATCTCGATCGAAACACATATCGAGCGACGAATTAAGGCAAGCGCTAGGTATATTGATTAGGCACGAACAAGAATATTATTGTAAGGACGAGATACGTGCACTGCATAAAGGTGAAAACGTCAAAGGCTCTCTGAAACCTCTACACCCTTTTATTGACGATACAGGCTTGTTACGTGTAGGAGGAAGGCTTCATAACTCTGCAGTACCTTACAACCAAAAACATCCTATTATATTGCCCAAAGGTTCTAAAATAACCAACCTTATAATATACCATGAGCATCTTAGAATGCTTCACGCTGGCCCTAAGCTATTGTTATCacaattaaatcaaaaatattaccTCGTTAATGGTTTGCGCcaaatcaagaaaataacatatTCATGCTTACCTTGTTTCAGGATGAAAGCAGCTTGTGCAAAGCAGCTGATGGGTTCGCTGCCTAAGCAGCGCGTAACCGCCTCCCGAGCTTTTCAAGTTGTCGGGATAGACTTTGCTGGGCCGgtacaaattaaaaattctagAGTCAGACGAGCATTAGTCACAAAAGGTTACATTTGCGTATTTGTTTGCTTTATTACAAAAGCTATACATTTAGAAGTGGCTTCTGACCTATCTACAGACACATTCTTAGCGTGTTTTAAGAGATTTATCTCACGACGTGCTATGCCCACTGAAGTTTTTTGCGACAACGGAGGTGCCTTTAAAGGCGCGGCTAACCATCTAGCTGACTTGTACAAGCTTAACAGCTCAACGAGCCATCAAACACAGGTGCAaaattattcatcacaaattgGTATCAAATTTAACTTCACACCTAGCTACTCGCCCGTGTTTGCTGGCCTCGCTGAAGCTGCAGTGAAAAGCATGAAGTATCATTTAAAAAGAACACTGCAAaagagtatacttacttacgagCAGCTTCATACGGTTATATGCCAAATAGAGTCGATATTAAACTCACGTCCGTTAATGCCCGTGTGTTCATCGGATTCCTCTGATTTCAGTTACCTCACGCCGGGTCATTTTATTGTGGGTTGTCCACTCACCTCGTATCCTGAGCCAGACATTTCAGAAGTCCCTAGTAATAGGCTTAAATTTTGGAAAGTAGTAGAAAATATGAAACAATCCTTCTGGAAGGTATGGCACAGGCAATATCTAAACGTTTTACAATCTAGACCAAAATGGCGTGACGATTTACCTAACATTTGTGTAGAAAAAATGGTATTATTGAAAGAGGCGAACTCTCCACCTCTGTATTGGCCATTGGCGCGTATTTCTAAGGTTTTTCCTGGCAACGATGGCAAAGTGCGAGCACTTGAGGTAACCACCTCCAATGGTAAAGTATATAGTCGCTCACTTTCAGGTATATGTTTATTACCCTTCGACTAATTCTTTCTTCGACGATAACTCGAATTTATCTGCTTTTGCCATCTATGTTAtactataattttaagttaaaaatattttatacttctaTAAGTTAAGTTACAATAAGTACGAAAAGAAAACATTCCTAAATTTggtatttacttattgtttactcttattttaagaaatattgaCTTAtcttttttagaaataagtatgtGTTGTACTTAATAAAGATACATAAGTAGCTCTGTGTTGTAACAGATTATGTTAGAGCTCTCTATTTTCACACATTTAATTTACTTGTGTACCTTTACTTGTCTTTGATGTGTGCATTTCATGTgtatacttttatgttatttaaaactGCATACTTATTCTAATAACAATTGATTTGTGAAAATGGTCTAAGTTACATTTGAATTGTGAACGCGATCTAAGTACAGTTAAGTGCCTATATTGATAatgtaatatacatataactaGGTAAATATTAGTACGTAGATTCGCATTCCGTGGGGCGCAGCATGTTGGCAACCcaacaaatttacttttttatattattttaatatggcaataattctctctctctctgctaCGAACCATTACAACAACGACATTGTGCTCCtcaattaattaacaataaataataattaacagtaATAACCAGTGCGTGTTATTGAAGTAGTGCATTAGTGGACCCACAACAGTGCGACAATCAAATTAATACAAGTTCGGTGCACCTAGTACCGTACAGTATACAAGTATCTATGTATTAAATACAACTTTTCTGAACGCGACTTCGTTCGGGcacatcatttatttatttattaggtcaTCAAGTATTGTAAAGTAGgtcattaggtacctattaagttTAACATACAATCTTTCATCCCCTTTTTTAATTAACCCTTAGAAGATATGTTGCTAAAAAACTTTAGCGCTGACTGTTCTGTAGAAGTCTCAGTTGTGCGTTGTTacagttagtttttttttttcattttacttgctttcttttttctatttaacttatgaatttaatcaagaaaaacgtaataataagtccgacattttatcatgttttccatgacgtcacagggtgctttttcatacagattCCATAGAAACTCACCCCAGATCCCAAGCAGGGTGGGCACCTGCATGCCGTAGGAGAACATCCAGGAGAATACAATCATGAGCGCGATGTTGTGCTTACGGTACACCCGCGGGTACCAGTCGTAGTGCGCGATCAGGATGTACCTGGAACGTAACGTATTAATgcggttatttatttattcaaaccgTTTATTTTACACATACCATAACGTAAGCTCATGTCTATATCCCAATCGAGTAGCTGGACTaagtaagatgaactaagtacccacatctcaccgagctttctgttagcccAACGTgtcaggtgatgagccgtatcgcctaaattttgtaccgtgtgagagcccgcagcgctccctatttgtccggtcaagtagtcaatgccaatctataataagtcacgtcgaaaaagagcccttgtttataataatggtcgatccaaatgtgttagtgaaaactgcacaaaataatttaataactcattcgTGTAAGTTCGGTAACAGGGTTCGTATCACGTATGAGCTATGAGGGATATTCGAACGTgcttagtaggtaggtaggtatagtacAGTCGCTATGTTCCGGTTTTAGGCTCAACTCCGGATATTAGGTCGTGGACTTTGATTGACACGTTCGTTAGCTGCGTCAGTTTGCACACTACTTTAGTGACGATGTtggaatagaaatgttttaaacATCTATCGTATGTAGTACTTATGAGAAGGAGAGGAGATAAAATAGCCGGAATAAATAATAGCCGTAACATGGGGCCCTCAAAACGCGCGATGTGATAAATATGTCCAAACTGGTTCATTATTTTATCGAATAATAGAATTGGCTTTATCGAATGGCCAATACCATTTGCTTATTATCGCGTCCTGTGATATGCAGGATCTGTGCGATGGCTACTGCTTGGTTCACATTACGTCATAATACATTTATgtgatacaataaaaaatatgttatgtttttaaaattagttCCTTATGGTTGCCCCAAGTATTAGTAGAATTACAAAGACTTAATAAAGTTTTAAGtatgatgttgttgtttttgttgtagttgcatgtttgtgttttatgtatgtgtgtttgaacaggcaccttctgggcgagctcgctccatcttaggcctcgtaaatgccttcgggtaagtctggggccaaaagcaaacccattaaaagtaaaaaaaaatgtctggaattatttgttttaaggCTGCCCATTCTTCGTCTTAACGTTTGCGTAAAAATGTAGGTTAAAGGTCTTCTTATTAATCCATATAATTTTTACATTTGATTTCCTCATCACGTCGGCAATGTTGATTTAATACCTACAGAATCAGTTGAATATTAaactgaatatttttttgttccaaATTATTTTGTACCTACCATAATTGGGCgtgatttaaataattatttcgaaaaagaaaatgaacctctttttatgtaatttttatgaattGGTTCTTGTAATATGTATTTAGGTTTAGGTTGATTTAGGCCGTATCTAcgactttgtaaaaaaaatgaaattccgGGAatcaaagaattaaaaaatgcgGATGTAAAAAATAAGAGAAGTACCAAACAAGAAAAACAACGTCGTATGTAGTAGTAGCCTACAACTACAGAAAACTTCATAAATATAGAGTAAATATTTTTAGAGATAATTATTGCTTTAAGGTTATGTTAAttattagatacttacatacctacataaacaatGTATAGGTATAGTCtcactgctgtgcacaggcctctcctcaatcaaccgaaggaggAGGTATAGGTAGAAAAGAATTTgctttgttctttttttatccAATCATAATATTGCATAGTTTATTAACCAGGGGTGGGATGTATACCAACTACCTACCCAGGTTTACCCATTCAATGGATCCCGTTACATATTACGGGACCAATTGGCACAATGTGTCTCTATGGGTAAAATTGAGTACCCAAGAGACCAGCTCAAGTTTTTCAGAAAAGGAAGACGGATCACCTGTTGAATGTTATCGTACACTCAGGGGAAAGACGACAAAGTCGCTGTGTCGTAGAAACGGTACCTAATATCAATCCCAATGGATCCTTACGGTATACTACTCACTAATGCTTTGGAGCGCTTGCAGATTATGTTTCAGatttaatacaattttgaataataattacatttaagtacCTTACATTTACTTCGGAATTCATAGCGACAAAAACCTCGTTAGCGCATTTTCAAAAAATCACATTCCATTgtggtttatttaaattaaagcaCAAAACACATGGTAGTTTCATTCCGGGAAAAATGAAGACTACAATTTATTATCTGGATTGAAAATAGTGTGTTCAATGCGAGGTTTTGTTGCAAAAAACATATCGAAATTTGATTTTCGAATAACACGCTTGCTTTTCACCAGAAGGTGACGACGTAGAGTTCCgagtaaatacttaatttacgTTTATGAACTACGTATGACTGTGATCCAGGTCTATGATCCTATCAGAATATACTAGATTTTGAAAAACTATTTACTAATAGGAATAAGGATAGGCCATTAAgtccgcccatttgtactgttgctaaatgtttgtatgttttgtttatgcgcaataaggtacctatatttgatttgatttgatataattGATAATCATTGAATAAGAAACTGGGTTACTTACTcaggtttcttttttaatgcttctatgctgttctgggagcaaatcaaaaacatagaacacgttcagctgcttgtcttcccgggcatgttgtaaaaaccgacagagggattgtgtcctctaacatgatgaactaatgttatgggcgataggctgatcccttatcaccataaggttcatcataattcaGCTtatgacatcgtatcaacagtggctgcaagttgtctttgattacttgtggctctgcccaccccattagggattacgggcgtgagtttatgtatgtatgtttcatttttaaattctcTAGGCCTGTGCAGTGGTACGTATAGCTGTTAATATTATGCTGCCTATTATGCAGGTACTTACCGATTCAAAGTAATAAGAGCGATGCTAAGCAGGGACACGCCGACGTTCCCGTACCGTAGGAATGGTATCAACTTGCACAGGGCATCCCCATGAGCCCAAGTCCTTGTCCAGAAGCCAGATATGGCGAACGGGAGCACCATGGCGCAGAACAGGAAGTCGGCGATGCACAAACTGGAATGAATAGAGACAATATGCTTTTGTTAGTAAGTTTAGTTACAGTTATGTTAGAGACTTGATAAGTAGCACGGAAATGTGTTGTCgccaggtaaaaaaataaaagtggtCTTTGCGTCAACAACATACGTTCACTACTATATATCCATTGGcctagtcagaagtacatccatcgcaagatcaacTGAGTATACTACGTTACACTTGAGCTTCTGCTACACCAGCTTGATAGGTGGtactttgatttttttattggtcAGTAATTCTGAATTTGTTATCGGTTTCAtccccaatgagggactttcctcaaaaacaatttagatcgcactgtacagattttccttcgattgaccttctaattttatggataacagatatatgcctctttgtttttgggtataaatgatgaccctttttattacacccagacacaaatTAGGTACATCTTCCACCGataattattctgatcaaaataaagagaagctataaagatagcaatataattccatacataatttgatccaaatagcatgcatcaattattttataagtattatgcTTCTGCCCTTACATTgtgttttggaataattatgtacccgagtaatgagaaaataggtaattatcacgttaaagttgcacaacgccatctacatatATTGGATTTGGTGAACGTAGACTGGAAAGTTTCTCATTACCATTGCTGTCTACTATTAGATATCTACATAGATTAATATTGTAAACAACTTCAGCTGTGTGGTGTGCCAATAGCCATGCACTTacctacacttctcatcaaaaaaatcgaaacaccttgcaagtttacgttttgtcaggattatcagaaaaatgtgtacatttaggaataaatgttaaatgtcgtttaatagtgagtaatatgagcttatcaaatcttaatgttaatgttctaaatttaaatgaatttttcataggtttcgtattttgttaaatgagtcatttttattccgtatggagtataaaggaaatggataaaacaacacacgtaaatgaaaaaaaaagctaaaaaacgtttatttaataacttgtattccctccccgagctctaattactgcttccatacggttcttcatcgatcggatgagagtcacgatcacatgctgtggtatattgtcccattcctcttggattgcatcttgcagctggctaagtgtttctgaggcaggatctcttgctcgaattcgtctctttaattcatcccacagatgttcaatgggattcatgtccgggcttcttgctggccattccataatagagatatcgacttcgttaagataatctcgtacgacgcccgcggtgtgagccctagcattgtcgtgcatgaatatgaaaccgttgccaataaaatgtgcatagggcatcacatgaggctcgagacactcttcgacgtaccgatgacagtttagtgcaggcagacgtggcccagacacgaaagcaagctctgtcttaccgtcggcgctgattcctccccaaaccgtccacgaaccgccaccatagctgaccttttcttcaatgcagcattgtgcatagcgttctccgtctcttctgtagaccttgttccttccgtcgttaccatacagcataattttacactcatcagaaaagagaactttgctccactgtaggtatgaccaatttaggtgctcacgtgcaaagttaaggcgcgctcttcgatggtctgcagttaatttcggcccatttgctggcttatgcggtaccagtccacgatccttcaaccttcttctaattgtagagtcacttacagccacccttcgtacaacacgaagccgctgctgcagttgaaaagcattaaggcgtcgatttcttaaagaagttgttacaataaatcgatcatctcgctcagaagtgacccgattcctgccagatcctgaacggtgcgtgaacaaaccagtctcccgataacgtttatagactctatgaacagatgacaggcttagatgcagtcttgcagccacaccacgctgactaaggccagaatccagcaatgccacaacttgggcggcttctgtgggcgaagtatccatacgttttagaaaaaaaaccttttttcagacgtcccaaagtcacagtattgaaataaaaaacaaaaagtttaaggataggcgccaatttttagtttttaaacgctaaatgtactccaaccctaaacacacatttgtctcaaaacagtgattcatttcgtttataagataaacaaatgaaattctaattttgaatttagaattttcgcttattactgtaatggccaaactgccagctatacatttatgtattttttttcatcgtatgaattcttttttgtgttaaattcggacagaaacaatgaaaacggaagtgtttcgatttttttgatgagaagtgtatttaagtCTCTTTTTgtactatttcttttttagtgcaataaagtatatttgaatttgaatgtataGACTGAAAGGGCTAATAGGTTAGTatcctagtcaaatcagttactttttactaaacgtcaaaacactaaattactatggaccttgtatgaaaaagcaacctgtgacgtcatagaaaaacgtgataaaatgttgcacttattattttaaaattcataaataagtttaaaagaaaaaagaaaacgtttttcgtctgttttagatctgtctttatttagtattattcagaatttcataatttatatttgacctaggaaactacccatttgCAGGATTCAAATCTGCTGCTTCTTGGAATGCAAGACGCGTGTACAATAGTATCTCACGGCTTCAAAGACAA includes the following:
- the LOC126373073 gene encoding uncharacterized protein LOC126373073 isoform X1 — protein: MVEKHFQKTVKLENDRFTVDLPLKVPIHDINATLGDSFDLALYRFLNLEKKLHKNINLLTEYQNFIHQYVELGHAHFVDFKSLNFNTDPLYFLPHHAVINESSKTTRTRVVFDGSMKTKKKVSLNDILLNGGVVQRDLFEIILLYRIGDFTFNTDIKKMFRNILVNPEHASLQNILWRDQPNQPINIIRLDTVTYGLKTSSYLATRCLLELANLHETSFPLASFIIKNCVYVDDILYSSSNLSILLEAKAQLAGLLSLGGFEMHKWSSNCETILADIPMEKRQVDMIELQKENYSIKALGLTIDSKKDCFIIKSPESLSRAVTKRQILSHIASFYDPLGFISPIIVRGKAIMQKLWCEKIGWDSDPPQQLKGEWADFASSLAAMKPILLDRNIQVPSDAKAVQLVGFADASSSIGYGACLYLRVEDKSGNVTMSLLCSKSRINPRTKSLTIPRLELNANLLLARLARKVYDTLQIKLKIDDVYLFSDSQIALSWIYTNVIKLQAYISNRVRVIQQLTKRWRWGYVDTHENPADYISRGLDPRELPSCSMWWDGPDFLKQREYIFNANIPKNTEKLPELCDVDREAPPRGNDDALTAPSADVVLCTLKEKQIFQLVEKYSDLNKMTRVLAYVIRFCNNCKPGNIKSRSKHISSDELRQALGILIRHEQEYYCKDEIRALHKGENVKGSLKPLHPFIDDTGLLRVGGRLHNSAVPYNQKHPIILPKGSKITNLIIYHEHLRMLHAGPKLLLSQLNQKYYLVNGLRQIKKITYSCLPCFRMKAACAKQLMGSLPKQRVTASRAFQVVGIDFAGPVQIKNSRVRRALVTKGYICVFVCFITKAIHLEVASDLSTDTFLACFKRFISRRAMPTEVFCDNGGAFKGAANHLADLYKLNSSTSHQTQVQNYSSQIGIKFNFTPSYSPVFAGLAEAAVKSMKYHLKRTLQKSILTYEQLHTVICQIESILNSRPLMPVCSSDSSDFSYLTPGHFIVGCPLTSYPEPDISEVPSNRLKFWKVVENMKQSFWKVWHRQYLNVLQSRPKWRDDLPNICVEKMVLLKEANSPPLYWPLARISKVFPGNDGKVRALEVTTSNGKVYSRSLSGICLLPFD
- the LOC126373073 gene encoding uncharacterized protein LOC126373073 isoform X3, with amino-acid sequence MAEADKMCESDKSGNYVLQRGYLKATITRLYKDVQDGNLDTQSSHAYQLERDAKEDPTVTQFLGFLEKRALAMENAGSPSTTTKAINAVTREKRGCIYCAASGGGEQRDAELCCLRSLRGPAAAHAVSASPAAVV